A region from the Triticum urartu cultivar G1812 chromosome 1, Tu2.1, whole genome shotgun sequence genome encodes:
- the LOC125542642 gene encoding tyrosine decarboxylase-like: protein MAPPAQCLDTVTGATGQNGTVPVIGHTPEKKMQCHNLLDADEFRLQGHQVIDFIAEYYSGMGDHPVHPSVTPGFLRNLLPTEAPSHPEPDAFSSALKDVRDIILPGMTHWQSPRHFAHFPASSSTVGALGEALTAGINVVPFTWAASPAAAELEMVVVDWLGKALHLPESLLFAGGGGGTILGTSCEAILCTLVAARDRKLAEIGENRICDLVVYCSDQTHFAFRKAARIAGIQRDHCRAIHTCHSDMFALSPTELQAAMQADVDAGLVPLFLCATIGTTQTTAVDPIGELCAVTAPHGVWVHVDAAYAGSALVCPEFTYVIHGVEAVDSFSMNAHKWLLANNDCCTMWVKKPSALVAALGTEQEYILKDAASEGHDVVDYKDWNMTLTRRFRALKMWLVLRCYGIQGLRDHIRSHVRMAVAFEKMVRADERFEVVTDRTFALVCFRLRPQDKFGGEKTANDLNRGLLEEVNAVTSGPYMSAANVGGMFMLRCAVGSTLTEEHHVDDAWKVVQDQASAILRKMEIIYSSR from the coding sequence ATGGCCCCACCAGCGCAATGCTTGGACACGGTCACCGGTGCAACCGGCCAGAATGGCACCGTGCCGGTGATAGGGCACACGCCGGAGAAGAAGATGCAATGCCACAACCTGCTTGACGCCGACGAGTTCCGGCTCCAGGGTCACCAGGTAATCGACTTCATAGCCGAGTATTACAGCGGCATGGGTGACCACCCCGTGCACCCCAGCGTCACCCCCGGCTTCCTCCGCAACCTGCTCCCTACGGAGGCGCCGTCCCATCCGGAGCCCGACGCGTTCAGCTCCGCGCTCAAGGACGTCCGCGACATCATCCTCCCGGGCATGACGCACTGGCAGAGCCCCCGCCACTTCGCGCACTTCCCGGCGTCGAGCAGCACCGTCGGCGCCCTCGGGGAGGCGCTCACCGCCGGCATCAACGTGGTCCCCTTCACGTGGGCCGCTTCGCCGGCCGCCGCTGAGCTCGAGATGGTGGTCGTGGATTGGCTCGGCAAGGCACTGCACCTTCCCGAGAGCCTCCTCTTCGCCGGAGGCGGAGGGGGCACGATTCTTGGCACCTCGTGCGAGGCCATACTCTGCACTCTCGTCGCCGCAAGGGACCGGAAGCTCGCCGAGATCGGTGAGAACAGGATCTGTGACCTCGTGGTCTACTGCTCGGACCAGACCCACTTCGCCTTCCGCAAGGCCGCACGCATTGCCGGCATCCAGCGTGACCACTGCCGGGCGATACACACGTGCCACAGCGACATGTTCGCGCTGTCGCCCACGGAACTGCAGGCCGCCATGCAGGCTGACGTGGATGCCGGGCTTGTGCCCCTCTTCCTGTGCGCGACCATCGGGACGACCCAGACCACTGCCGTCGACCCCATCGGCGAGCTCTGCGCTGTCACCGCGCCGCACGGAGTGTGGGTGCACGTGGACGCGGCGTACGCCGGCTCCGCGCTCGTCTGCCCGGAGTTCACCTACGTGATACACGGCGTGGAGGCCGTGGACTCCTTCAGCATGAACGCCCACAAGTGGCTCCTCGCCAACAACGACTGCTGCACGATGTGGGTGAAGAAGCCGAGCGCGCTGGTGGCTGCGCTCGGGACCGAGCAGGAGTACATCCTCAAGGACGCGGCGTCGGAGGGGCACGACGTGGTGGACTACAAGGACTGGAACATGACGCTGACACGCCGGTTCCGCGCGCTCAAGATGTGGCTCGTGCTCCGCTGCTACGGCATCCAGGGCCTGCGCGACCACATCCGCTCCCACGTCCGCATGGCCGTGGCGTTCGAGAAAATGGTGAGGGCCGATGAGAGGTTCGAGGTTGTGACTGACAGGACGTTTGCGCTGGTGTGCTTCCGGCTTCGCCCACAGGACAAGTTCGGCGGTGAGAAGACGGCCAACGACCTCAACCGAGGCCTCCTAGAAGAGGTGAACGCGGTCACCTCGGGCCCCTACATGAGCGCCGCAAACGTAGGCGGTATGTTCATGCTAAGGTGTGCCGTGGGGAGCACGCTCACGGAGGAGCACCATGTCGACGATGCATGGAAGGTTGTGCAGGATCAGGCCTCGGCGATCCTTCGTAAGATGGAGATCATCTACAGCTCTAGGTAA